From the Gordonia bronchialis DSM 43247 genome, one window contains:
- a CDS encoding DUF732 domain-containing protein produces the protein MTKKATAMRTRRRLVPTLLLIGGLALVLGSVAACSDDSTASAPITNTPVTTTSMYSGVDGSVTPSTPPGSASLAPTSGSPESRLPATGPNPNTTVPSNYPGPSGAPLSDKARKYLAALKSQNVTFMGDSDNSVALTMAEYVCGARAKNTDPTTIKAFVTASVGPGTRTVEEANTKADKVIAAATDNYC, from the coding sequence ATGACGAAGAAGGCGACGGCGATGAGGACGAGACGAAGGCTTGTTCCGACACTGCTGTTGATCGGCGGACTCGCCCTGGTGCTCGGTTCCGTCGCGGCCTGCTCCGACGACTCGACCGCGTCGGCGCCCATCACCAACACCCCGGTGACGACCACCTCGATGTACTCGGGGGTGGACGGCAGCGTGACACCGTCCACCCCGCCCGGGTCGGCGAGTCTCGCGCCCACGTCGGGCTCGCCGGAGAGCCGGCTGCCGGCCACCGGGCCCAACCCGAACACCACCGTGCCGTCGAACTATCCCGGCCCGAGCGGGGCGCCGCTGAGCGACAAGGCGCGCAAGTATCTCGCCGCGCTCAAGTCGCAAAACGTCACCTTCATGGGTGACTCCGACAATTCGGTGGCCCTCACCATGGCCGAGTACGTGTGCGGCGCCCGCGCCAAGAACACCGACCCCACCACCATCAAGGCCTTCGTCACCGCCTCCGTCGGCCCCGGCACGCGGACCGTCGAGGAGGCGAACACGAAGGCCGACAAGGTGATCGCCGCGGCCACGGACAACTACTGCTAA
- a CDS encoding cutinase family protein: MNARRATPGRPRRKSTRRRIGIVALLLGLLAIVAIILIVILVISLFRPGPPGVPPRPTTPSTPSERPQAQPADCPDVLTVVIPGTWESSPDDDPDNPTSHPRSLMLRVSKALQNDFDDARTEVYTVPYLAQFRNPTNLTDRQADYNVSRTQGYKRAAGKIIATNKRCPLTTYVIMGFSQGAVIAGDLASNIGNGRGVLAEGDQDLVRGVGLIADGRRQSGEQNDVPPSPDGVGAEVALGGFGGLVPGITMTGPRTGGFGALRDRVQSICAPGDLICDAPTVTNPLQAVGQLANAQNNPVHAMYATTRYWNHDGASATQWMYRWAKGEIDDAPHPPHE; the protein is encoded by the coding sequence GTGAACGCACGCCGCGCAACGCCGGGACGCCCCCGGCGCAAGTCCACCCGTCGCCGCATCGGCATCGTCGCGCTGTTGCTCGGCCTGCTGGCGATCGTCGCGATCATCCTGATCGTGATCCTGGTGATCTCCCTGTTCCGGCCCGGCCCGCCCGGGGTGCCGCCGCGGCCGACCACACCGTCGACGCCGTCGGAGCGGCCCCAGGCCCAGCCCGCCGACTGTCCGGATGTGCTGACCGTCGTCATTCCGGGAACCTGGGAGTCCTCGCCCGACGACGACCCGGACAACCCGACGTCGCATCCGCGGTCGCTGATGCTGCGGGTGTCCAAGGCGTTGCAGAACGACTTCGACGACGCGCGCACCGAGGTGTACACGGTGCCGTATCTGGCGCAGTTCCGGAATCCGACGAATCTCACCGACCGGCAGGCCGACTACAACGTGTCCCGCACCCAGGGATACAAGCGCGCGGCGGGCAAGATCATCGCCACCAACAAGCGGTGTCCGTTGACGACGTACGTGATCATGGGCTTCTCGCAGGGCGCGGTGATCGCCGGTGACCTGGCCAGCAACATCGGCAACGGACGCGGTGTCCTCGCCGAGGGCGATCAGGATCTCGTCCGAGGGGTCGGCCTGATCGCCGACGGCCGGCGCCAGTCCGGCGAGCAGAACGACGTGCCGCCCAGCCCGGACGGCGTCGGTGCCGAGGTGGCACTCGGCGGCTTCGGCGGACTGGTGCCCGGGATCACGATGACCGGCCCGCGCACCGGCGGCTTCGGCGCTCTGCGGGACCGTGTCCAATCCATCTGTGCCCCAGGCGATCTCATCTGTGACGCGCCCACAGTCACCAACCCGCTGCAGGCGGTGGGGCAACTGGCGAACGCGCAGAACAACCCGGTGCACGCGATGTACGCGACCACCCGCTACTGGAATCACGACGGGGCCAGCGCGACCCAGTGGATGTACCGCTGGGCCAAGGGCGAGATCGACGACGCACCACACCCGCCCCACGAGTGA
- a CDS encoding LLM class F420-dependent oxidoreductase, translating into MTQPETGLDAPVDGLRKFHFGAGGEGNKDEGGARKFVKLAQTAEEYGYDTFAVPDHLGNQVGPIAALGALTQATSTIRLATSVLANGWRHPALLAKEANTIDVLSKGRLELGIGAGWMKDEFDKAGIEFESPGVRIRRLDEALTVLDGLMRGETVDFDGEFYQIKGLEGSPRPRQGPRPPIAVGGGGPKMLALAAKHADVISVAPGTTPDGKMKLSDMTIEKTAERVERIRAAAGDRFADIELNWTIAVIVITDDRQATAEMALKALDQGYPPNIERDTEFTVDDVLSSPYIAIGSFEEIADQIREVRRRTTMSYVGVFPTQMDAFAPVLSLLKGE; encoded by the coding sequence ATGACGCAACCGGAGACCGGACTCGACGCTCCCGTCGACGGCCTACGGAAGTTCCACTTCGGCGCCGGTGGCGAGGGCAACAAGGACGAGGGCGGGGCCCGCAAATTCGTCAAGCTCGCCCAGACCGCCGAGGAATACGGCTACGACACCTTCGCCGTACCCGATCACCTGGGCAATCAGGTTGGTCCGATCGCCGCGCTCGGGGCGCTGACGCAGGCGACCTCCACCATCCGCCTGGCCACCTCGGTGCTGGCCAACGGGTGGCGCCACCCCGCGCTGCTGGCCAAGGAGGCCAACACGATCGACGTGCTGAGCAAGGGCCGTCTGGAACTGGGCATCGGCGCCGGCTGGATGAAGGACGAGTTCGACAAGGCCGGCATCGAGTTCGAGTCGCCCGGCGTCCGTATCCGCCGCCTCGACGAGGCGCTCACCGTCCTCGACGGCCTGATGCGCGGCGAGACCGTCGACTTCGACGGCGAGTTCTACCAGATCAAGGGCCTCGAGGGCAGTCCGCGCCCACGACAGGGTCCCCGTCCGCCCATCGCGGTCGGCGGCGGCGGCCCCAAGATGCTCGCGCTGGCGGCCAAGCACGCCGACGTCATCTCGGTGGCGCCGGGCACCACGCCCGACGGCAAGATGAAGCTCTCCGACATGACCATCGAGAAGACCGCCGAGCGGGTCGAGCGGATTCGGGCCGCGGCCGGCGACCGGTTCGCCGACATCGAGCTGAACTGGACCATCGCGGTCATCGTGATCACCGACGACCGACAGGCGACCGCGGAGATGGCGCTCAAGGCACTCGATCAGGGCTACCCGCCCAACATCGAGCGCGACACCGAGTTCACTGTCGACGACGTGCTGTCGTCACCGTACATCGCGATCGGCAGCTTCGAGGAGATCGCCGATCAGATCCGCGAGGTCAGACGACGCACCACCATGTCCTACGTCGGGGTCTTCCCCACCCAGATGGACGCGTTCGCGCCCGTGCTCTCACTTCTCAAGGGCGAGTAG
- the fadD32 gene encoding long-chain-fatty-acid--AMP ligase FadD32, with translation MLNTEFEQFLDENGNLRFTEDATLVDYVERNVRDAADTLAYRFIDYSRERDGEYQDLTWSQFGKRLRAVAARLQQVTKPGDRVAILAPQSLEYVIGFFSALYASNVAVPLFSPDEPGHTDRLHAVLADCKPTAILTSTKSAEAVRDFFAPLPAKERPRVIAVDAVPDSVGSSWVAPVAGKDHNRDTVAYLQYTSGSTRVPAGVEITYEAVAANVLQIYDCIEIDRNARGVTWLPMFHDMGLLTVILPALGGRYITIMSPQAFVRRPGRWIKELAAAADGAETYAAAPNFAFEHAAIRGLPKEGESLDLSNVIGLINGSEPVTVSSMKKFNEAFAPYGLPKTAIKPCYGMAEATLFVSATQRNNEAKIIYVDRDELNAGRFALVDSDAPNAVAQVSCGQVAVSQWATIVDTSQVEDGIATEQPDGHVGEIWLHGLNIGAGYWNKPEETEATFHNTLTHPLAEGSHSEGAPQDAKWMRTGDYGVWLDGELYITGRVKDLVIVDGRNHYPQDLEYSAQEASSALRPGFIAAFAVPANELPPVVFEQSTSGLQFDADDSSEQLVIVAERGPGKRTDPQEIADTVRAAIAQRHGVMARDVLLVPAGSIPRTSSGKIARRATKAAYIDGSLRGGYKQTAFPDASES, from the coding sequence ATGCTGAACACTGAATTCGAACAGTTCCTCGACGAGAACGGCAATCTGCGTTTCACCGAGGATGCGACGCTGGTCGACTACGTCGAACGCAATGTGCGCGACGCGGCTGACACCCTGGCGTACCGCTTCATCGACTACAGCCGAGAGCGCGACGGTGAGTACCAGGATCTGACGTGGTCGCAGTTCGGCAAACGGCTACGTGCCGTCGCCGCGCGGTTGCAGCAGGTCACCAAGCCCGGTGACCGGGTCGCGATTCTCGCGCCGCAGTCGCTCGAATACGTGATCGGCTTCTTCTCCGCGCTGTACGCGAGCAACGTCGCGGTGCCGCTGTTCTCGCCCGACGAGCCCGGGCACACCGACCGGCTGCACGCCGTCCTCGCCGACTGCAAGCCGACCGCGATCCTCACCTCCACCAAGTCGGCCGAGGCGGTCCGCGACTTCTTCGCGCCGCTGCCGGCGAAGGAACGTCCGCGCGTCATCGCCGTCGACGCCGTGCCGGATTCGGTCGGGTCGTCGTGGGTCGCGCCGGTGGCCGGCAAGGACCACAACCGCGACACCGTGGCCTATCTGCAGTACACCTCGGGTTCCACACGCGTGCCGGCCGGCGTCGAGATCACCTACGAGGCGGTCGCCGCCAACGTCCTGCAGATCTACGACTGCATCGAGATCGACCGCAACGCGCGCGGCGTCACCTGGCTGCCGATGTTCCATGACATGGGTCTGCTCACCGTGATCCTGCCCGCGCTCGGCGGCCGCTACATCACGATCATGAGTCCGCAGGCCTTCGTGCGCCGGCCCGGTCGCTGGATCAAGGAACTCGCCGCCGCGGCCGATGGCGCGGAGACCTATGCCGCCGCTCCCAACTTCGCCTTCGAGCATGCGGCGATCCGCGGACTGCCCAAGGAGGGCGAGTCCCTCGACCTGTCCAACGTGATCGGCCTGATCAACGGCTCCGAGCCGGTGACCGTCAGCTCGATGAAGAAGTTCAACGAGGCATTCGCGCCGTACGGCCTGCCCAAGACCGCGATCAAGCCCTGCTACGGCATGGCCGAGGCCACGCTGTTCGTCTCCGCGACGCAGCGCAACAACGAGGCCAAGATCATCTACGTCGACCGCGACGAGCTCAACGCGGGCCGCTTCGCCCTCGTCGACTCCGACGCCCCCAACGCGGTCGCCCAGGTGTCCTGCGGCCAGGTCGCGGTCAGCCAGTGGGCGACGATCGTCGACACCTCGCAGGTGGAGGACGGTATCGCGACCGAGCAGCCCGACGGCCACGTCGGCGAGATCTGGCTGCACGGCCTCAACATCGGCGCCGGGTACTGGAACAAGCCCGAGGAAACCGAGGCGACCTTCCACAACACGCTGACCCACCCGCTCGCCGAGGGCTCGCACTCCGAAGGTGCGCCGCAGGACGCGAAGTGGATGCGGACCGGCGACTACGGGGTGTGGCTCGACGGCGAGCTCTACATCACCGGCCGCGTCAAGGACCTCGTCATCGTCGACGGCCGCAACCACTACCCGCAGGATCTCGAGTACAGCGCGCAGGAGGCCAGCTCGGCCCTGCGTCCGGGATTCATCGCGGCCTTCGCCGTGCCCGCCAACGAGCTCCCCCCGGTGGTCTTCGAGCAGTCCACCAGCGGGCTGCAGTTCGATGCCGACGACTCGTCGGAGCAACTGGTGATCGTGGCCGAACGTGGTCCCGGCAAGCGCACCGACCCGCAGGAGATCGCCGACACCGTGCGTGCCGCGATCGCCCAGCGGCACGGCGTGATGGCCCGTGACGTGCTGCTGGTCCCCGCCGGCTCGATCCCCCGCACCTCGAGCGGCAAGATCGCGCGCCGGGCCACCAAGGCCGCCTACATCGACGGCAGTCTGCGCGGCGGCTACAAGCAGACCGCATTCCCGGATGCATCCGAATCCTGA